The following proteins come from a genomic window of Clupea harengus chromosome 22, Ch_v2.0.2, whole genome shotgun sequence:
- the rhoh gene encoding rho-related GTP-binding protein RhoH: MNSIKCVLVGDSAVGKTALLVRFTSDTFPEMYKPTIYDNTGVEVFMDGVPINLGLWDTAGNDTFRHVRPMSYQQADVVLLCYSVAKPPSFASVRQKWIAEVREHLPRVPVLVVATQTDQRDMGPHRGNCFSAADGKRLAQDIRARGYLECSALSNRGVQQVFECAVRTAVNQAKKQSRRRLFSFDACKTS, encoded by the coding sequence ATGAACTCCATTAAGTGTGTTCTGGTAGGGGACAGTGCAGTTGGGAAGACTGCCCTGCTAGTTCGCTTCACCTCTGACACATTTCCAGAAATGTATAAGCCCACCATTTACGACAACACAGGAGTGGAGGTGTTCATGGACGGCGTGCCGATCAACTTGGGATTGTGGGACACGGCTGGAAATGACACCTTTCGGCATGTACGACCTATGTCTTACCAACAGGCAGATGTGGTCCTTCTTTGTTACTCAGTGGCCAAACCGCCATCTTTTGCCAGCGTACGGCAAAAGTGGATAGCGGAGGTTCGAGAGCACCTTCCTCGGGTCCCAGTGCTTGTAGTcgccacacagacagaccagcgTGACATGGGCCCCCACCGCGGAAACTGTTTCTCAGCAGCGGATGGGAAGCGTTTGGCCCAGGACATCCGCGCCAGGGGATACCTGGAGTGCTCTGCTCTCAGCAACCGAGGTGTCCAGCAGGTGTTTGAGTGTGCCGTGAGGACGGCAGTCAACCAGGCCAAGAAGCAGTCGCGCCGTCGTCTCTTCAGCTTTGACGCCTGCAAGACCTCCTAA
- the n4bp2 gene encoding NEDD4-binding protein 2: MPKKRKNGESPARAPGQQNDSWSNIDNRVYGASEPCLHGEPNRSNSAYGMPNSSAVGFTDREHIMRNMEEVFSHLDPEVIHMVLTECDFNMENAMDSLLELSDAAKGVPSLPPPVSGFEFAAALLNPDIPQSVSSYPKTTGSRTKAVHTPHTLTHSTQSEPSPLAASVPLSSLPSPQPPAWQALLGNPSVESGQHQTSSPKQRQDSRGNSPVGELSFAGGCASVDRSDRLDFSHLIGGSVGLGGSGSAFQAYRRDEQPRAVGAAWNLTAPEFHPRSEGPSFITPVALNPNLAARLSTYGSVSQAPLKPTATIPTSWAVQQPPIHGNKPTTAPTFNQRLRFEGRVLVLLRGAPGSGKSTLARAMLDHNPGGVSLSTDGYFCRQGEYCYDPSELSTAHEWNQQRAKEAMERAQGPVIIDNTNMQSWEMRPYVAMALKQKYKVVFREPDTWWKFKPRELEKRTKHGVTREKIRRMLDGYDRHVSVNSIMGSSRRPDLHTELPVTSDLPRPDLLGPPPPVCLPDVSSMPVGSVFVGQPPELLDCVDLYQDPQEVEKQLPVEPPVLFSQSIAQRERRARDRARHPGGPQPAEQPSTAPTQDRVRESSGPGNNREIFATGSAAVHGETAKGNGAQRARLAFVGDWPCESQDPQDQRTINRRRAEKEARGQGDGVGTEVKRSGGGPDFTEFHKLLDLLQGDTEVGGQIQLSDSEEESSPSSSSGPDTQPQSPSCLTEDSTHVPISNREKDIDGDKEGEEDSGEESNKEEEEIKKDGEREGKGKKESKAGKESEGKGEEGGEDREGSDSFHVSEKRRLSRRAGKPCRLALTFTKQAPPSVSPHHPQPESPLQPERQTQDVSTETVSSCGISTQTESSDLALLWRMEHGGLWEGVGEKVLTGNATHFVPAVSEAPSACPVRRATHEKGAQVEEEELMEARTEDADLSILIRHFKGVAVETLKDLYDKCQQDVEWTTNLLLDSGEEMSREDKEGDETEDEDEFELQDECEGGEAEEEEATKREEMKDREGEEAEAVGIGIAESTGEDTGPDVSSCDLAGKALEGTHDDAEDHSQLRQESESQREPSAQEPTSQATMTSQSQEASQQERTSESQSQSSGIEHTGTGTRLLTDACAEQSEWAVGLQRDKDGQVERDGEEDVRGRLEEVDAVTQSILTQLEELVKKEEDEKERERRERERERRKEKTKASNPLDIQSLELRLPTELALQLTELFGPVGANPVLSLFLRQVLR, translated from the exons ATGcctaaaaagagaaaaaatgggGAGAGTCCAGCGCGGGCTCCCGGACAGCAAAACGACTCCTGGAGCAACATCGACAATCGTGTTTATGGGGCCAGTGAACCTTGCTTACACGGTGAACCAAACAGAAGTAACTCTGCGTATGGCATGCCTAACTCCAGTGCTGTGGGATTCACCGATAGGGAACACATCATGAGAAACATGGAGGAGGTATTTTCGCATTTGGACCCCGAAGTCATACACATGGTCCTAACGGAGTGTGATTTCAATA TGGAGAATGCCATGGACTCCCTCCTGGAGCTCTCTGATGCCGCTAAAGGTGTTCCTTCCTTACCACCCCCTGTCTCGGGTTTTGAGTTTGCAGCAGCCCTCTTAAATCCTGACATTCCCCAGTCTGTATCCTCATACCCCAAAACAACCGGATCCCGTACCAAAGCggttcacacaccacacacactcacacactccactcagtcAGAACCATCTCCTCTCGCTGCTTCTGTGcctctgtcttctcttccctctcctcagccCCCTGCTTGGCAGGCTTTGCTGGGTAACCCCAGTGTGGAATCTGGGCAGCACCAGACCTCCAGCCCCAAACAGAGACAGGACAGTAGGGGGAATTCTCCAGTGGGGGAGCTAAGTTTTGCTGGTGGGTGTGCTTCAGTGGATCGGAGTGATCGACTCGACTTCAGTCACCTCATCGGAGGGTCAGTTGGGCTAGGGGGCAGCGGTTCAGCCTTCCAGGCATATCGCAGAGATGAGCAGCCCCGTGCAGTGGGAGCCGCCTGGAACCTCACAGCGCCAGAGTTCCATCCGCGGTCAGAGGGGCCGTCCTTCATCACGCCCGTGGCGCTAAACCCCAACCTTGCTGCCCGCTTGTCAACCTATGGGTCTGTTAGCCAGGCCCCTCTAAAACCTACAGCAACCATCCCCACCTCTTGGGCCGTACAGCAACCCCCCATCCATGGCAACAAGCCCACCACAGCTCCCACCTTCAACCAAAGGCTCCGCTTCGAAGGCAGGGTCTTAGTGCTGCTTAGAGGAGCTCCAGGATCAGGCAAATCAACCTtagccag GGCAATGTTAGACCACAACCCTGGGGGCGTGTCTTTAAGCACAGATGGATATTTCTGTCGCCAAGGAGAGTACTGTTACGACCCATCTGAGCTGTCAACAGCACATGAGTGGAACCAGCAAAGAG CTAAAGAGGCTATGGAGAGGGCTCAGGGTCCTGTCATTATTGATAACACCAACATGCAGAGTTGGGAGATGAGACCCTATGTGGCAATG GCCTTGAAGCAGAAATACAAAGTTGTGTTCCGAGAGCCAGACACATGGTGGAAGTTCAAGCCCAGGGAGCTGGAGAA ACGTACAAAGCATGGTGTGACTCGAGAGAAGATTCGTCGGATGCTGGATGGCTATGATCGTCATGTCTCTGTCAACTCCATCATGGGCTCTTCTAGGCGACCCGACCTGCACACAGA ACTTcccgtgacctctgacctgccaCGGCCTGACCTGCTGGGACCCCCTCCTCCCGTTTGTCTCCCTGACGTGTCTTCTATGCCTGTGGGGAGTGTCTTTGTGGGGCAGCCACCTGAGCTTCTGGACTGTGTGGATCTCTATCAGGATCCACAGGAAGTGGAAAAACAGTTGCCTGTGGAGCCCCCTGTGTTATTCTCTCAGTCTATCgctcagagggagaggagggcgaGGGATAGAGCCAGGCATCCAGGAGGGCCCCAGCCTGCTGAGCAGCCAAGCACAGCCCCCACACAGGACCGTGTACGAGAGAGTAGTGGCCCGGGCAATAACAGAGAGATTTTTGCTACGGGCAGTGCAGCGGTACATGGAGAGACGGCCAAGGGCAATGGTGCCCAGAGAGCTCGGCTTGCGTTTGTTGGAGACTGGCCCTGTGAGAGTCAGGATCCTCAAGATCAACGCACCATCAACCGCAGGCGAGCGGAGAAGGAGGCACGAGGCCAAGGGGACGGCGTCGGCACTGAGGTGAAGCGGAGTGGGGGTGGGCCAGATTTCACAGAGTTTCATAAGTTGCTGGATCTGCTCCAGGGAGACACGGAGGTTGGAGGCCAGATCCAGCTGTCTGACAGCGAGGAGGAGagcagccccagctccagctcgggGCCTGACACCCAGCCTCAGTCACCCAGCTGCCTGACAGAGGACAGTACACATGTCCCCATCTctaacagagaaaaagacatagatggagataaagagggagaggaggacagtggGGAGGAAAgtaacaaagaagaagaagagatcaagaaggacggagagagagaggggaagggaaaaaaagaaagcaaggcTGGTAAAGAGAGCGAGggcaaaggagaggagggaggagaggatagagaaggatcagacagctttcatgtCTCGGAAAAGAGGAGGCTGAGCCGGCGGGCGGGGAAACCCTGCCGACTCGCACTCACATTCACCAAGCAGGCCCCTCCGTCAGTCTCACCCCACCACCCACAACCAGAATCACCGCTCCAACCGGAACGCCAAACTCAGGACGTGTCCACGGAGACCGTTTCATCATGCGGCATCTCCACGCAGACCGAGTCGAGTGACCTGGCCCTTCTCTGGCGTATGGAGCATGGGGGCTTGTGGGAAGGTGTTGGTGAGAAAGTCCTGACAGGAAATGCGACACACTTTGTCCCCGCCGTCTCAGAAGCGCCGAGTGCGTGTCCTGTCCGGCGGGCCACGCACGAGAAAGGGgcccaggtggaggaggaggagctcatGGAAGCCAGGACTGAAGATGCAGACCTGAGCATTCTCATTCGCCACTTCAAAGGGGTTGCCGTGGAGACGCTGAAGGACCTGTATGACAAATGCCAGCAGGATGTGGAGTGGACCACCAACCTGCTACTGGAttcaggagaggagatgagccGCGAAGACAAGGAGGGTGACGAAACGGAAGACGAGGATGAATTTGAGCTTCAGGATGAGTGCGAGGGGGGTgaggcagaagaggaggaggcgaccaagagagaggagatgaaggaccgagaaggagaggaggctgAAGCTGTTGGGATCGGAATCGCAGAAAGCACGGGAGAAGACACAGGACCAGATGTCAGCAGCTGTGACCTAGCAGGCAAGGCTTTGGAGGGCACACATGACGATGCTGAAGACCACTCTCAGCTCAGGCAGGAGTCTGAAAGCCAACGAGAACCGTCTGCACAGGAACCAACATCCCAAGCCACCATGACCAGCCAGTCACAAGAGGCTTCACAGCAGGAGAGGACTtcagagagccagagccagagcagtGGGATTGAACATACTGGCACTGGGACACGCTTGCTCACGGATGCTTGCGCTGAGCAGTCTGAGTGGGCGGTGGGGctgcagagagacaaagatggaCAAGTCGAGCGGGACGGAGAGGAGGACGTGAGGGGAAGACTGGAGGAAGTGGACGCTGTTACTCAGTCCATACTAACGCAGCTGGAGGAGTTGGTgaaaaaagaggaggatgagaaggaacgagagaggcgtgagcgagagagggaaagacgaAAGGAGAAAACAAAGGCATCTAACCCGCTGGACATTCAGAGCCTGGAACTCAGACTGCCCACGGAGCTTGCACTGCAACTCACTGAGCTGTTTGGCCCTGTCGGCGCCAACCCAG ttctttctctcttcctaaGACAAGTTCTCCGATGA
- the chrna9a gene encoding neuronal acetylcholine receptor subunit alpha-10, translating to HPYCHLAVVGGAHGRYAQKLLNDLMENYNSALRPVDDTDKALNVTLQITLSQIKDMDERNQVLTTYLWVRQVWYDAYLRWDKEEYDGLEVIRIPSELVWRPDIVLYNNADEENKDGPPETNVVLRYDGEITWDSPAITKSSCKVDVAYFPFDSQECNLTFGSWTYNGNQVDIMLDKDKQEGDLSDFVENVEWECHGMPAKKSVIMYGCCSDPYPDITYTVLLQRRSSFYIFNLLLPCFLISFLAPLGFYLPADSGEKVSLGVTVLLALTVFQLMVAESMPPSESVPLIGKYYIATMTMITASTSLTIFIMNIHFCGAEAKPVPHWAKVLIIDYMAKLCFVYEVGESCTSPGGSNNLLYTDELMGSGYQDDAYYGNNYHESGHYGNGHYNQSHDNGNYRHHNHHNNLSDGRVQRNGPQRGGDRRGRDPPMPHIMRDSNVHIPAYDPLEEKLKASDLSIPEKLQAYGYNQGNDFSHECAYRSSNSYGNGGAVQRSCSCGMPQKVVRNIEYIANCYREQRSHQAKGAEWKKVAKVMDRFFMWIFFIMVFLMSILVIGQAA from the exons CATCCCTACTGTCACCTTGCAGTGGTGGGTGGGGCTCACGGGCGGTATGCGCAGAAGCTGCTGAATGACCTGATGGAGAACTACAACTCTGCCCTGCGGCCTGTGGACGACACAGACAAAGCTCTCAACGTCACGCTACAGATCACTCTCTCACAGATCAAAGATatg gATGAGCGGAACCAGGTGCTGACTACTTACCTGTGGGTGCGTCAGGTCTGGTACGATGCGTATCTGCGTTGGGACAAAGAGGAGTATGACGGGCTGGAAGTCATCAGGATCCCCTCAGAACTGGTCTGGAGGCCAGATATCGTACTTTACAACaa tgctgatgaggagaataAGGATGGCCCTCCTGAGACCAATGTAGTTCTGCGCTATGATGGTGAGATCACCTGGGACTCTCCCGCCATCACTAAGAGCTCCTGTAAGGTGGATGTTGCCTATTTCCCCTTTGACAGCCAAGAATGCAACCTCACCTTTGGCTCCTGGACATACAACGGAAATCAG GTTGACATCATGCTGGACAAGGACAAGCAGGAAGGGGACCTGTCAGACTTTGTGGAGAACGTGGAGTGGGAGTGCCACGGCATGCCGGCTAAGAAGAGTGTGATCATGTACGGCTGCTGCTCGGACCCGTACCCGGACATCACCTACACGGTGCTTCTGCAGCGCCGCTCCTCCTTCTACATCTTCAACCTGCTGCTGCCCTGCTTCCTCATCTCCTTCCTGGCCCCGCTGGGGTTCTACCTGCCCGCAGACTCCGGAGAGAAGGTCTCGCTAGGGGTGACGGTGCTGCTGGCGCTCACCGTCTTCCAGCTCATGGTGGCCGAGAGCATGCCTCCCTCAGAGAGTGTGCCGTTGATCG GGAAGTACTACATTGCAACAATGACCATGATCACGGCGTCTACGTCACTGACCATCTTCATTATGAACATTCATTTCTGTGGGGCGGAGGCAAAGCCGGTTCCTCACTGGGCCAAAGTCCTCATCATTGACTACATGGCCAAGCTGTGTTTTGTGTACGAGGTGGGGGAGAGTTGCACCTCACCTGGTGGCTCCAACAACCTCCTCTACACTGATGAGCTCATGGGCAGTGGCTATCAAGATGATGCTTACTATGGCAACAACTATCATGAGAGTGGTCACTATGGAAACGGCCACTACAACCAAAGCCATGACAATGGAAACTAccgccaccacaaccaccacaacaaccTTAGCGACGGCCGTGTCCAGAGGAATGGgccacagaggggaggggacagGAGGGGACGAGATCCACCCATGCCACATATCATGCGAGACTCAAACGTCCACATCCCCGCTTACGATCCATTAGAGGAGAAACTGAAGGCCAGTGATCTGTCCATCCCTGAGAAACTACAGGCATATGGCTACAATCAAGGCAATGACTTCAGCCATGAGTGTGCTTACAGAAGTAGCAACAGTTATGGCAATGGAGGCGCAGTCCAACGGAGCTGCTCTTGTGGAATGCCACAGAAGGTTGTGCGGAACATTGAGTACATCGCCAACTGTTACAGGGAGCAAAGGTCACACCAGGCTAAGGGTGCTGAGTGGAAGAAGGTTGCAAAGGTGATGGATCGTTTTTTTATGTGGATCTTCTTCATCATGGTCTTCCTCATGAGTATCCTTGTCATTGGTCAAGCAGCTTGA